Proteins from a genomic interval of Vreelandella profundi:
- a CDS encoding ABC transporter ATP-binding protein: MNILNGVNMTLAADEIGVIVGPNGAGKSTMLKAIFGLLHVNQGEILLLGQPIHNLPPNQLVQRGMGFVPQEKNIFPSLSVQENLEMGAFLKPQNVKRMLAQVYEFFPPLYEKRRQPAGELSGGQRQMVAMGRALMAEPSLLLLDEPTAGLSPLYMNEIFDRVKQINAAGVGILMVEQNAKQALAIADKGFVLAAGQNRFTDTGAALLADPDVAKSFLGG; encoded by the coding sequence ATGAATATCCTTAACGGGGTAAACATGACGCTGGCCGCGGATGAAATTGGCGTTATCGTCGGCCCTAACGGGGCAGGTAAATCCACCATGCTCAAGGCAATTTTTGGCCTTTTGCATGTCAATCAGGGCGAGATCCTGCTCCTCGGCCAGCCGATTCACAACTTGCCGCCCAACCAGCTGGTGCAGCGAGGGATGGGCTTTGTGCCTCAGGAGAAAAATATTTTTCCTAGCCTATCGGTGCAAGAAAACCTGGAGATGGGCGCATTTTTAAAGCCGCAAAACGTCAAGCGAATGCTCGCGCAGGTATATGAGTTCTTCCCGCCGCTTTATGAGAAACGCCGCCAGCCCGCGGGCGAGCTTTCTGGCGGTCAGCGCCAAATGGTCGCGATGGGACGTGCGCTCATGGCCGAACCTAGCCTGCTGTTACTCGATGAGCCCACCGCCGGGCTTTCACCGCTGTACATGAATGAAATTTTCGACCGCGTCAAACAGATCAATGCCGCAGGCGTTGGCATTTTGATGGTGGAACAGAATGCCAAACAGGCGTTGGCGATTGCCGATAAAGGCTTTGTGCTAGCCGCGGGCCAAAACCGCTTTACCGACACAGGGGCCGCACTGCTGGCTGATCCGGACGTCGCTAAAAGCTTTTTGGGCGGCTAG
- a CDS encoding ABC transporter ATP-binding protein, which yields MTPLIEVQRVNKAFGGLQVINDCSIQVEKGSITGMIGPNGAGKSTLFNLIAGSLSPDSGRVLLDGEDITALSADQRFHKGLLRTFQIAHEFSQMSALENLMMVPPKQAGEDLFSAWLRPATVRREEAEVRRRALEVIDFVGLHHVRNELAGNLSGGQKKLLELGRTMMSDAKVVLLDEIAAGVNRTLLGDLIGNIERLNREMGYTFLVIEHDMEMIARLCDPVIVLAQGSVMVEGHISDIQTNPEVIEAYFGTDAA from the coding sequence ATGACCCCTCTTATTGAAGTACAGCGAGTCAACAAAGCGTTCGGCGGCTTACAAGTGATTAACGACTGCTCTATTCAAGTAGAGAAAGGCTCTATTACCGGCATGATTGGCCCCAATGGCGCGGGCAAATCGACGCTGTTTAATCTGATTGCCGGCTCACTATCGCCCGACAGCGGTCGTGTGCTGCTTGATGGTGAGGATATAACCGCGCTCAGCGCCGACCAGCGGTTTCATAAAGGATTGCTGCGCACCTTTCAGATTGCCCATGAGTTTAGCCAGATGAGCGCACTGGAAAACCTGATGATGGTGCCGCCCAAACAGGCCGGTGAGGACTTGTTTAGCGCGTGGTTACGGCCTGCCACGGTGCGCCGCGAAGAAGCCGAGGTGCGCCGCCGCGCGCTGGAGGTCATCGACTTCGTTGGCCTTCATCACGTGCGTAACGAGCTGGCGGGTAATTTGTCGGGCGGGCAGAAAAAGCTGCTTGAGCTAGGCCGCACCATGATGAGCGATGCCAAAGTCGTGCTCTTAGATGAGATCGCCGCCGGGGTAAACCGTACGCTGCTGGGCGATTTAATAGGCAATATTGAGCGTTTGAATCGTGAGATGGGCTACACCTTTTTAGTCATTGAGCACGACATGGAGATGATTGCCCGATTGTGTGACCCGGTCATTGTGCTGGCTCAAGGCAGCGTCATGGTGGAAGGCCACATTAGCGATATTCAGACTAACCCTGAAGTCATCGAAGCGTACTTTGGCACCGATGCCGCCTGA
- a CDS encoding sodium-dependent transporter has protein sequence MSGHNVWTHKGTFLLAAVGSAVGLGNLWRFPYLVGENGGGAFILVYALTIFAVGIPILIAEIMLGRTSRQSPIMGMRHLTKTHRTSRAWESIGWLGAVSAFLILSFYSVIAGWAIHYTWLMLTGSLVGADAQTISQGFDALLAAPGLMTLYHTIFIAASALIVGMGIHNGIEAGLRIMMPALFVILLVVLAYSVINGDVGAAATFLFTFNLADLSLEGWLQAMGQSFFTLSLGMGAIMAYGAYMPSNVSLTRTAFAVAIVDTAVAMVAGLAIFALVFGAGLETGQGPGLMFVTLPLAFSNMPLGALVGGVFFILVLGAAISSSISLIEPVAAFLVERFDMTRPQAVAIMATAAWAMGLLTVVSFNVWAKGTIFHLLFGRTAFDFIELLTNIFMPVGGLMIALFAGWALTQSEVMKELGTNVTWFKCWRFLVRFVAPAAVAFVFLRTIPQVNGYLIPTFGALLIVGAFAASQRWLKKPRQTT, from the coding sequence ATGAGCGGTCATAACGTCTGGACGCACAAAGGCACGTTTCTTCTGGCCGCCGTTGGCTCTGCCGTCGGCCTGGGCAATCTATGGCGCTTTCCTTATCTGGTCGGTGAAAACGGCGGCGGCGCTTTTATTCTGGTTTACGCGCTGACGATTTTTGCGGTCGGTATTCCTATTCTGATTGCCGAAATCATGCTTGGGCGCACCAGCCGCCAAAGCCCAATTATGGGTATGCGCCACCTCACTAAAACCCACCGCACTTCCCGCGCCTGGGAATCGATTGGCTGGCTGGGCGCGGTCTCTGCCTTTTTAATTTTAAGCTTCTACTCCGTGATTGCCGGCTGGGCGATTCACTACACCTGGCTGATGCTCACCGGCTCACTCGTCGGGGCCGACGCGCAAACGATTAGCCAAGGCTTTGACGCGCTGCTGGCGGCACCGGGCCTGATGACGCTCTACCACACTATATTTATTGCCGCCTCGGCGCTTATCGTCGGCATGGGCATTCATAACGGCATCGAAGCCGGGCTACGCATCATGATGCCCGCGCTGTTTGTGATTCTGCTGGTAGTGCTGGCCTACAGCGTGATCAATGGTGACGTGGGCGCCGCCGCAACGTTCTTGTTCACCTTCAATCTTGCCGACCTCAGCTTAGAGGGCTGGCTTCAGGCAATGGGGCAATCATTCTTCACCCTGAGCCTAGGGATGGGGGCGATCATGGCCTATGGCGCCTATATGCCCAGCAACGTCTCGCTGACCCGCACGGCCTTTGCCGTGGCCATTGTTGATACCGCCGTGGCGATGGTGGCCGGCTTAGCTATTTTCGCGCTGGTATTTGGCGCAGGCCTGGAAACAGGACAAGGCCCTGGGCTTATGTTTGTTACCTTACCGTTAGCGTTCTCCAACATGCCGCTGGGGGCGCTGGTGGGCGGCGTGTTCTTTATATTGGTGCTTGGCGCTGCGATCAGCTCGTCCATTTCGCTTATTGAGCCGGTGGCGGCCTTTCTGGTGGAGCGCTTTGATATGACCCGCCCGCAGGCGGTCGCTATTATGGCCACCGCCGCCTGGGCGATGGGGCTATTAACCGTCGTGAGCTTTAACGTGTGGGCCAAGGGTACGATTTTCCACCTTCTCTTTGGGCGCACTGCGTTTGATTTCATTGAGCTGCTGACCAATATCTTTATGCCCGTCGGGGGCCTGATGATTGCCCTGTTTGCGGGTTGGGCGCTGACCCAAAGCGAAGTCATGAAAGAATTGGGCACCAACGTCACTTGGTTTAAATGCTGGCGGTTCCTCGTGCGCTTTGTTGCGCCCGCTGCGGTCGCCTTTGTGTTTTTACGCACGATTCCCCAGGTGAATGGCTATCTTATCCCCACCTTTGGCGCGCTGCTGATCGTTGGCGCCTTTGCTGCCAGCCAGCGGTGGCTCAAAAAACCACGACAAACAACTTAA
- the typA gene encoding translational GTPase TypA, whose translation MQNQQNSSAVNNLRNVAIIAHVDHGKTTLVDKLLSQSGTLDRKAEGQERVMDSSDQEKERGITILAKNTAIQWQDSHGNDYHINIVDTPGHADFGGEVERVMSMVDSVLLLVDAVDGPMPQTRFVTQKAFAQGLRPIVVVNKIDRPGARPDWVIDQIFDLFDNLGASDEQLDFPIIYCSALNGIAGMDPDALADNMDPMFQAIVDIVEPPQVELNGPFQMQISALDYNSYVGVIGLGRIKRGAVKPNQQISVIGVDGNVRKGKIGQVMTHMGLERVQTNEATAGDIVCITGIDDLSISDTLCDPANVQALPPLSVDEPTVSMTFQVNDSPFAGKDGKFVTSRNIKDRLEQELIHNVALRVEQGETPEKFKVSGRGELHLSVLIETMRREGFELAVGRPEVIIKEIDGEKQEPYEEVIIDCEEQHQGSIMEELGYRKGEMTNMLPDGKGRVRLDFIIPARGLIGFRGQFLTLTSGTGILTSRFDHYGQLKPDASIERRNGVLVSMVDGKALAYALFALQERGKLIIDHATEVYEGMLIGINNRANDMVVNPTKGKKLDNMRSTGNDENIVLTPPVKFSLEQAIEFLDSDELVEVTPVHIRLRKKLLKETERKRYSKK comes from the coding sequence ATGCAAAACCAGCAAAATTCCAGCGCGGTTAATAACCTGCGCAACGTAGCGATCATTGCCCACGTTGACCACGGCAAAACGACACTGGTCGACAAACTCCTGAGCCAGTCCGGCACTCTTGACCGCAAAGCGGAAGGTCAAGAACGCGTCATGGACTCAAGCGATCAGGAAAAAGAGCGCGGCATTACTATTTTGGCCAAGAATACGGCCATCCAGTGGCAAGATAGCCACGGTAATGACTACCACATCAACATCGTGGATACGCCTGGGCACGCCGATTTCGGCGGTGAAGTTGAGCGCGTTATGTCGATGGTCGACTCGGTACTACTATTAGTAGACGCCGTCGATGGTCCGATGCCGCAGACTCGCTTTGTAACTCAAAAGGCGTTCGCCCAGGGCCTTCGGCCGATCGTGGTCGTCAATAAAATTGACCGCCCCGGCGCTCGTCCTGACTGGGTTATCGACCAGATTTTCGATCTTTTCGACAACCTGGGCGCATCCGACGAACAGCTCGACTTCCCGATCATCTACTGCTCTGCCCTAAACGGCATTGCCGGTATGGATCCTGACGCGCTGGCTGACAACATGGACCCCATGTTCCAAGCCATCGTCGATATCGTTGAGCCGCCTCAAGTTGAGCTTAATGGCCCCTTCCAGATGCAGATCTCTGCACTGGATTACAACAGCTACGTAGGCGTTATCGGCCTGGGCCGCATCAAGCGCGGCGCGGTAAAGCCGAATCAGCAGATCTCAGTGATCGGCGTTGACGGCAACGTACGCAAGGGCAAAATCGGCCAGGTCATGACGCACATGGGTCTTGAGCGTGTGCAGACCAACGAAGCCACCGCAGGCGACATCGTTTGCATCACCGGCATCGATGATCTGTCGATTTCTGACACCCTGTGTGATCCTGCGAATGTCCAGGCACTGCCGCCGCTGTCTGTTGACGAACCGACCGTTTCGATGACCTTCCAGGTCAACGATTCACCGTTTGCGGGTAAAGACGGTAAGTTTGTGACCAGCCGTAATATCAAGGATCGCCTTGAGCAAGAGCTGATTCACAACGTAGCACTGCGCGTTGAACAGGGCGAAACCCCTGAGAAATTCAAAGTGTCGGGCCGTGGCGAGCTGCACCTTTCGGTGCTGATCGAAACCATGCGTCGTGAAGGCTTTGAGCTGGCCGTTGGCCGCCCAGAAGTTATCATCAAAGAAATCGACGGCGAGAAGCAAGAGCCGTACGAAGAAGTCATCATCGACTGTGAAGAGCAGCATCAGGGCTCAATCATGGAAGAGCTGGGCTATCGTAAAGGCGAGATGACCAACATGCTGCCCGATGGTAAAGGACGAGTGCGTCTCGACTTTATTATTCCTGCGCGTGGCTTGATCGGTTTCCGCGGCCAGTTTTTGACGCTCACGTCGGGCACCGGCATCTTGACTAGCCGCTTTGATCATTACGGTCAGTTAAAGCCTGATGCCTCTATCGAGCGTCGTAACGGTGTGCTGGTCTCGATGGTCGACGGTAAAGCCCTTGCCTACGCGCTGTTTGCACTACAAGAGCGCGGCAAGCTGATTATCGATCACGCCACGGAAGTTTACGAAGGCATGCTGATTGGTATCAACAACCGCGCTAACGACATGGTGGTTAACCCCACTAAAGGTAAGAAGCTCGACAACATGCGCTCTACCGGTAACGACGAGAACATCGTGTTAACGCCGCCGGTGAAGTTCTCATTGGAGCAGGCGATCGAGTTCCTTGATTCCGACGAGCTAGTCGAAGTAACGCCGGTACACATTCGGTTGCGTAAAAAGCTGCTGAAAGAAACCGAGCGCAAGCGTTACAGCAAAAAGTAA
- a CDS encoding biotin--[acetyl-CoA-carboxylase] ligase, which yields MTIGNLMRLLSDGEVHSGEQLGETLGISRAAVWKQLKKLEVLGVDIIAVKGRGYRLSQRLEPLEGAKIVERLPAQARHHLTRLFVEDQLPSSNEYLRTRFEQGAGHGEVCLVELQTAGRGRRGRVWSTPWGQSLMLSLGWRFESGVAVLEGLSLAVGVVVAQVLEQHGVAPKLKWPNDILLSEQADAGDATSHSELGKLAGILIEVTGDAGGPCEVVIGMGMNLWLPAAQRAAIDQPVAALFERLPDISRNQLASDVVAGLLSMLADFERVGFSAWRDGWNDRHAYAGLPVRVIQGQQISDAVAGDVDESGNLWVTENGHSRRLAGGEISVRRRL from the coding sequence ATGACCATCGGTAATCTGATGCGTTTATTAAGCGATGGCGAGGTTCATTCTGGCGAGCAGCTGGGTGAAACGCTGGGTATTTCTCGTGCTGCGGTGTGGAAGCAGTTAAAAAAATTAGAAGTGCTGGGCGTCGATATTATCGCAGTAAAAGGCCGCGGCTATCGACTCTCGCAGCGGCTGGAGCCCTTAGAGGGCGCCAAAATTGTTGAGCGGCTGCCTGCGCAGGCGCGTCATCACCTGACGCGGCTGTTTGTTGAAGACCAGCTACCCTCCAGCAATGAGTATCTGCGCACGCGCTTTGAGCAGGGTGCTGGGCATGGCGAGGTGTGCTTGGTTGAACTGCAAACCGCCGGGCGCGGCCGGCGTGGGCGCGTTTGGTCGACGCCCTGGGGGCAAAGTCTCATGCTTTCGCTAGGCTGGCGGTTTGAATCTGGTGTTGCGGTGCTGGAAGGGCTGAGTCTGGCGGTAGGCGTGGTCGTGGCCCAGGTGCTTGAGCAGCACGGCGTAGCGCCGAAGTTGAAATGGCCGAACGATATTCTGCTCTCTGAGCAGGCGGACGCGGGCGATGCTACCTCGCACAGTGAGCTTGGCAAGCTGGCCGGTATTCTTATCGAAGTCACGGGCGATGCTGGCGGCCCGTGTGAGGTAGTGATCGGCATGGGCATGAATCTATGGCTACCGGCGGCCCAGCGTGCCGCGATTGATCAGCCCGTAGCGGCGCTTTTCGAGCGCCTGCCCGATATCTCGCGTAACCAGCTGGCCTCTGATGTGGTAGCGGGTTTATTGTCCATGCTGGCTGATTTTGAGCGCGTCGGCTTTAGCGCTTGGCGCGATGGCTGGAATGATCGCCATGCCTATGCGGGGCTGCCCGTTCGCGTTATTCAAGGACAGCAAATCAGTGATGCCGTCGCCGGGGACGTGGATGAGAGTGGTAATCTATGGGTTACTGAAAATGGTCACTCTCGACGCCTGGCTGGCGGTGAGATCAGCGTGCGTAGGCGTTTATGA
- a CDS encoding type III pantothenate kinase yields the protein MILDLDIGNTLSKWRLKDAESSEIRSRGAVWTREEWRPGADIPDLDVVEAVRISSVARAAVLEETVALLRRRVRHVHVAHSTYEALGVINGYEEPGRLGVDRWMGALAGYQLAGGCCAVDCGSAITIDFVLPGGSHLGGYIIPGLRLMKESLKLGTRNVAIDPESEADELLEPGRRTVDAVNHGIYMAAVSAINRIYSEVCDQEGIALPMLLTGGDARVVSRGVQVPHAVWPDMVYGGLEACFPMTLAERAGKMSGAPRVPEPVSLEKIRAGLAFSMLL from the coding sequence ATGATTCTGGATCTTGATATCGGCAATACGCTGTCTAAATGGCGGCTGAAGGATGCCGAGAGTAGCGAGATACGTTCGCGCGGAGCGGTTTGGACGCGTGAGGAGTGGCGTCCCGGGGCCGATATCCCCGATCTTGATGTCGTCGAGGCGGTGCGTATTTCCAGCGTGGCACGAGCGGCGGTGTTAGAAGAGACGGTCGCGTTATTGCGTCGCCGCGTTCGTCATGTGCATGTCGCCCACTCTACGTATGAAGCGCTGGGCGTCATTAATGGCTATGAAGAGCCGGGGCGCTTGGGCGTCGATCGCTGGATGGGGGCGCTGGCCGGCTATCAGCTGGCCGGTGGCTGCTGCGCGGTCGACTGCGGCAGCGCGATTACTATCGACTTTGTACTGCCAGGCGGCAGCCACCTCGGTGGCTATATTATTCCCGGCCTGCGGCTGATGAAAGAAAGTTTAAAGCTGGGCACTCGCAACGTGGCGATTGATCCGGAAAGCGAGGCCGATGAGCTGCTAGAGCCGGGCCGGCGGACGGTTGACGCTGTGAATCACGGTATCTATATGGCGGCGGTCAGTGCGATCAACCGCATTTATAGCGAAGTGTGCGACCAGGAAGGCATTGCGCTGCCGATGCTGCTAACCGGTGGCGATGCGCGGGTAGTATCGCGGGGCGTGCAGGTGCCGCATGCGGTATGGCCCGATATGGTTTACGGCGGATTAGAAGCCTGTTTTCCGATGACCTTGGCTGAACGAGCGGGGAAAATGTCCGGTGCGCCGCGAGTGCCTGAACCCGTTTCGCTAGAAAAGATTCGCGCAGGACTTGCATTCTCAATGCTGCTTTGA
- the secE gene encoding preprotein translocase subunit SecE — MKPGSVKHGTEVQQARHDGLKWAAVIALLVVAVVGNTYFADIGLLYRVIGVVVLCAIAGLIALATTKGRDLVELAVSAKKEIQRVVWPTRPETIQTTAIVLVAVVVVGLMLWLIDTLLGWAMSGVIG; from the coding sequence ATGAAGCCTGGTTCTGTAAAGCACGGTACCGAGGTGCAACAGGCGCGCCATGACGGGCTCAAGTGGGCAGCGGTTATAGCGCTGCTTGTCGTTGCTGTCGTTGGTAATACCTATTTCGCCGATATTGGCCTGCTCTACCGCGTCATTGGCGTAGTTGTGTTGTGTGCGATTGCGGGTTTGATCGCGCTGGCCACTACCAAAGGTCGTGATTTAGTAGAGCTAGCCGTTAGCGCCAAGAAAGAGATTCAGCGCGTTGTATGGCCGACCCGTCCTGAAACCATTCAGACCACAGCCATTGTGCTTGTTGCTGTCGTGGTGGTGGGGCTTATGTTGTGGTTGATCGACACTCTTCTTGGCTGGGCGATGTCCGGCGTCATTGGTTAG
- the nusG gene encoding transcription termination/antitermination protein NusG, whose protein sequence is MSKRWYVVHAYSGFEKHVMRSLIERVKMYGMEDRFGEILVPTEEVVEMRDGKRRKSERKFYPGYVLVEMEMADETWHLVNETPRVMGFIGGTKEKPAAITSREADAILLRVKDGTDKPRPKTMFEPGQSVRVVDGPFADFNGVVEEVNYEKSRLQVSVLIFGRSTPVELEFSQVEKE, encoded by the coding sequence ATGTCCAAACGTTGGTACGTCGTTCACGCATATTCTGGGTTTGAAAAGCATGTCATGCGCTCACTGATTGAGCGTGTGAAGATGTATGGCATGGAAGATCGCTTTGGCGAAATTCTAGTGCCGACAGAAGAAGTCGTCGAAATGCGTGACGGTAAGCGACGCAAGAGTGAGCGTAAATTCTATCCCGGCTATGTATTGGTCGAGATGGAAATGGCCGACGAAACATGGCACCTGGTTAATGAAACTCCGCGCGTCATGGGCTTCATTGGCGGTACCAAAGAAAAGCCGGCGGCTATTACCTCTCGCGAAGCGGATGCTATTTTGCTGCGCGTTAAAGATGGTACTGACAAGCCGCGGCCCAAAACAATGTTTGAGCCGGGTCAGTCAGTGCGTGTTGTCGACGGTCCGTTTGCCGATTTCAACGGCGTCGTTGAAGAAGTTAATTATGAAAAGAGTCGCCTGCAGGTCAGCGTGCTGATCTTTGGGCGCTCTACGCCTGTTGAGTTAGAGTTTTCTCAGGTTGAAAAAGAGTAA
- the rplK gene encoding 50S ribosomal protein L11, with amino-acid sequence MAKKVQAYIKLQVAAGKANPSPPVGPALGQHGVNIMEFCKAFNAATQEIEPGLPTPVVITVYSDRSFTFVTKTPPAAVLLKKAAGIKSGSGEPNKKKVGTVTREQLEEIAKTKEPDLTASNLDAAVRTIAGSARSMGLNVEGL; translated from the coding sequence ATGGCCAAGAAAGTACAGGCTTACATCAAACTGCAGGTTGCTGCAGGTAAAGCCAATCCAAGTCCGCCGGTAGGCCCAGCACTGGGTCAGCACGGCGTGAACATCATGGAATTCTGTAAAGCGTTCAACGCCGCGACTCAAGAAATTGAGCCGGGCCTGCCGACGCCAGTCGTGATCACTGTCTACTCAGACCGTAGCTTCACGTTCGTCACCAAAACACCGCCTGCTGCCGTGCTGCTGAAAAAAGCCGCTGGTATCAAGTCGGGTTCCGGTGAGCCGAACAAGAAGAAAGTCGGTACCGTTACGCGTGAGCAGCTTGAAGAGATCGCCAAGACTAAAGAGCCTGATTTAACAGCTTCTAATCTCGACGCCGCAGTGCGCACCATTGCTGGCAGTGCTCGCAGCATGGGCCTAAACGTGGAGGGTCTCTGA
- the rplA gene encoding 50S ribosomal protein L1, translating into MAKLSKRAKVIREKVDTNKAYSIEEAVALLSELSTVKFKESVDVAINLGVDPRKSDQVVRGATVMPNGTGKDVRVAVFTQGANAEAAKEAGADIVGMEDLAEQVKKGVMDFDVVIASPDAMRVVGQLGQILGPRGLMPNPKVGTVTPDVATAVKNAKAGQVRFRTDKNGIIHTTLGKVDFDVAAINGNLEALVADLKRLKPSASKGIYFKKMTLSTTMGPGLTIDHSAFA; encoded by the coding sequence ATGGCTAAACTGTCTAAGCGTGCGAAGGTAATTCGCGAGAAAGTAGACACCAATAAAGCTTACTCTATTGAAGAAGCCGTAGCGCTGCTTTCTGAGCTGTCTACCGTTAAATTCAAAGAGTCTGTTGATGTTGCCATCAACCTAGGCGTTGACCCGCGTAAATCTGACCAGGTAGTGCGTGGCGCTACGGTTATGCCTAACGGCACTGGTAAAGATGTGCGTGTAGCGGTCTTTACTCAGGGTGCCAATGCCGAAGCCGCTAAAGAAGCCGGCGCCGACATTGTGGGCATGGAAGATTTAGCTGAGCAAGTGAAAAAAGGCGTGATGGATTTTGACGTCGTTATCGCTTCTCCTGACGCAATGCGCGTTGTGGGTCAGCTGGGTCAAATCTTAGGCCCGCGTGGCCTGATGCCTAACCCTAAAGTTGGCACCGTGACGCCTGACGTCGCAACAGCGGTTAAGAATGCTAAAGCTGGTCAGGTGCGTTTCCGTACCGACAAAAACGGCATCATCCACACTACCCTGGGTAAAGTGGATTTTGACGTAGCAGCGATTAACGGTAACTTGGAAGCACTGGTTGCCGACCTTAAGCGCCTCAAGCCGAGCGCGTCTAAAGGCATTTACTTCAAAAAAATGACGCTGTCCACTACTATGGGCCCGGGTCTAACAATCGATCACTCTGCTTTCGCGTAA
- the rplJ gene encoding 50S ribosomal protein L10: MPLALEGKKAIVAEVSEAAKGALSVVVADSRGVTVGKMTDLRKQARENGVELRVVRNTLARRALEGTQWECLNDSFVGPTLLAFSTEHPGAAARLFKEFAKVDKNFEVKALAYEGELIPAADIDRLATLPTYDEAIAKLMSVMKEASAGKLVRTLAALRDQKQEAEAA, from the coding sequence GTGCCACTAGCACTTGAAGGCAAGAAAGCGATTGTTGCCGAGGTCAGTGAAGCGGCCAAGGGCGCACTCTCCGTCGTAGTTGCTGATTCTCGCGGCGTCACGGTTGGTAAAATGACCGATCTGCGTAAGCAGGCGCGTGAGAACGGTGTAGAGCTTCGTGTTGTTCGTAACACGTTGGCTCGCCGCGCACTCGAGGGCACTCAGTGGGAGTGCTTAAACGATAGCTTCGTTGGTCCTACGTTGTTGGCCTTCTCTACTGAACACCCGGGCGCTGCCGCTCGACTGTTCAAAGAGTTTGCTAAAGTAGACAAAAACTTCGAAGTGAAAGCGCTGGCCTACGAAGGTGAGCTGATTCCGGCTGCTGACATCGATCGTCTAGCAACCCTACCGACTTACGACGAAGCAATTGCCAAGTTGATGTCGGTAATGAAAGAAGCCTCCGCTGGCAAGCTGGTTCGTACTCTGGCCGCCCTGCGCGATCAGAAGCAAGAAGCAGAAGCTGCATAA
- the rplL gene encoding 50S ribosomal protein L7/L12 → MALTKDDIINAVADMSVMEVVELIEAMEEKFGVSAAAAVMAGPAAGGEVAEEQTEFDVVLTSAGEKKVNVIKAVREITGLGLKEAKGAVDGAPATIKEGLSKDDAEAAKAKLEEAGATVELK, encoded by the coding sequence ATGGCACTGACCAAAGACGATATCATCAATGCAGTAGCCGACATGTCCGTAATGGAAGTTGTCGAGCTGATCGAAGCAATGGAAGAGAAATTCGGCGTTTCTGCAGCGGCTGCCGTTATGGCTGGTCCTGCTGCTGGCGGAGAAGTTGCTGAAGAACAGACTGAGTTTGACGTTGTTCTGACCTCTGCTGGTGAGAAGAAAGTTAACGTGATCAAAGCCGTTCGTGAGATCACCGGTCTTGGCTTGAAAGAAGCTAAAGGCGCTGTTGATGGCGCTCCTGCGACCATCAAAGAAGGCCTGTCTAAAGACGACGCTGAAGCTGCTAAAGCTAAGCTGGAAGAAGCGGGCGCCACCGTCGAGCTCAAGTAA